From one Polynucleobacter sp. UK-FUSCHL-C3 genomic stretch:
- a CDS encoding DUF6352 family protein: MPNYWAHCGFDTLQVSPDNQLLVTDDFLRTYLSRPELALVPESCPKERAIHQRLLNNPREEVAQAEIEQMADADIQANYAIWFRYRTKLLAASSLENFYMSLFEGEGVDVPPLFVAQLTQIFLRHILGTEVNPFDARIAELFFRPQKITILEDGIVMAADHETIERNAQASEFGNIIDLLKSQSIAMRTVDLDVLHEDNAKSYWGRDQAHDFAIQLNFDQATLPALAKILEKWINHFLGIATTITPLKEINDPKWVWHVGLDASATEILNSLYNKERVDEATLSRIICLFKLDFNDPNTVISQIRGKPIYLGMAMNGESLLKLKPQNVIFNLPLNPVS; encoded by the coding sequence ATGCCAAATTACTGGGCCCATTGTGGCTTTGATACCCTGCAAGTTAGTCCCGATAACCAACTATTGGTGACCGATGATTTCTTAAGAACCTATTTATCAAGACCTGAGTTGGCCTTGGTTCCAGAATCTTGTCCCAAAGAAAGAGCAATTCATCAGCGTCTCTTAAATAATCCCCGTGAAGAAGTGGCACAAGCAGAGATTGAGCAGATGGCTGATGCAGATATTCAGGCTAATTATGCGATTTGGTTTCGCTACCGCACCAAACTATTAGCCGCAAGCTCGCTTGAGAACTTCTACATGAGTTTGTTTGAAGGTGAGGGTGTTGATGTGCCACCTTTATTCGTTGCACAACTCACCCAAATCTTTCTCAGACATATCCTTGGTACCGAAGTAAACCCTTTTGATGCCCGAATCGCAGAGCTCTTCTTTCGACCACAAAAGATCACCATTTTAGAGGATGGCATTGTTATGGCAGCTGACCATGAGACCATTGAGCGTAATGCTCAGGCGAGTGAGTTCGGCAATATTATTGACCTTCTAAAGAGTCAGTCCATCGCCATGCGCACGGTAGATCTAGATGTCCTCCACGAAGACAATGCCAAATCCTATTGGGGTAGGGATCAAGCACATGATTTTGCAATCCAACTTAATTTTGATCAAGCGACATTGCCTGCATTAGCAAAAATCTTGGAGAAATGGATTAATCATTTCTTGGGGATAGCAACTACGATTACTCCCCTAAAAGAGATTAATGATCCCAAGTGGGTTTGGCATGTTGGTTTGGATGCCTCTGCAACCGAGATATTGAACTCCCTCTACAACAAAGAGCGGGTTGATGAAGCTACTCTTTCCAGGATTATTTGCCTCTTTAAGCTCGACTTTAATGATCCTAATACGGTCATAAGCCAAATCCGCGGCAAACCTATCTATCTTGGTATGGCCATGAATGGAGAATCCCTTCTGAAGCTTAAACCCCAGAATGTGATCTTTAACTTGCCCTTAAACCCAGTTTCTTAA
- a CDS encoding Smr/MutS family protein: MKPSFECPTCGNPRAMLGDCPFCESKEAPSANTDTAIVNLEIGGPTREEALDTLTHHIRAAADVQIRALIIIHGYGSSGQGGGIRRTVREALENNFFSDRVDEYYHGEDLVHRSELYQTLIKRRPTLKQHLKQLKEGNAGMTLLIMRH, translated from the coding sequence GTGAAGCCTTCATTTGAGTGCCCCACCTGCGGTAACCCCCGAGCGATGCTGGGCGATTGCCCCTTCTGCGAAAGCAAAGAAGCACCAAGTGCGAATACGGATACTGCAATCGTAAATCTGGAGATCGGTGGACCGACGCGTGAAGAGGCGCTTGATACCCTTACTCACCATATACGAGCTGCTGCTGATGTGCAAATACGTGCATTGATTATCATCCACGGCTATGGCTCATCTGGACAGGGAGGAGGCATACGACGCACCGTTCGAGAAGCTCTTGAGAACAACTTTTTCTCAGACCGAGTTGATGAGTACTATCATGGAGAAGATTTAGTGCATCGTAGTGAGCTTTATCAGACCCTCATAAAACGTCGCCCCACGCTAAAGCAGCACCTCAAGCAATTGAAAGAGGGGAATGCGGGGATGACCTTGTTAATCATGCGGCATTGA
- a CDS encoding LON peptidase substrate-binding domain-containing protein — MSVYTHVQTIPIFPLGTALYPDGILLLKIFEVRYLDMVKQCVREGSGFGVVTLNGGTEVRTPGEQVSFNDVGTLARIKEFDPVQPSLFMIQCHGEQRFRVKSSQTQKNGLITAEVEFLKEDAPTEVPDELKPASEVLGKVIQSFKEQGAAVGKELPFHKPYRFNECGWVANRWCELLQLSPGQKQFFLEQENPRLRLDLVNELLEEMGVYKAVK; from the coding sequence ATGTCCGTCTATACCCACGTCCAAACTATTCCGATCTTTCCATTAGGAACCGCTCTTTACCCAGACGGTATTCTTTTATTAAAGATCTTTGAGGTGCGTTACTTAGATATGGTCAAGCAATGCGTTCGTGAGGGATCTGGATTTGGAGTGGTTACCCTAAATGGTGGAACTGAAGTACGAACACCCGGGGAGCAGGTTAGTTTTAATGACGTCGGTACTCTTGCTCGTATCAAAGAATTTGATCCAGTACAACCTAGCCTCTTTATGATCCAGTGCCATGGCGAGCAACGTTTTCGGGTGAAGAGTAGTCAGACCCAAAAAAATGGTTTGATCACTGCCGAGGTAGAGTTTCTGAAAGAAGATGCACCTACCGAAGTTCCTGACGAGCTCAAACCCGCCTCTGAGGTTTTGGGTAAAGTAATCCAGTCATTCAAGGAGCAGGGTGCTGCAGTCGGTAAAGAATTACCCTTTCATAAACCCTATCGCTTTAATGAATGCGGTTGGGTTGCCAATCGCTGGTGCGAACTCCTGCAACTTAGCCCTGGGCAAAAACAGTTTTTCCTCGAACAAGAGAACCCCCGACTCAGACTTGATCTGGTCAATGAGTTACTAGAGGAGATGGGCGTTTATAAAGCGGTGAAGTAA